DNA from Thiomicrorhabdus sp. Kp2:
GTTGGATTTGGCAAGGCTTGTACAGAGAGTTTCGCCAAAGACTGAAAAAAATAAACATCCAGCAACTCGTACCTTTCAAGCAATACGTATTGCAGTAAATCGTGAATTGGATGTGTTAAAGAATGTATTAGAATCTGCGATGGAAATTTTAACGCCTGGTGGAAGGCTTTCAGTAATTAGCTTTCACTCGTTAGAAGATCGAATAGTTAAAGTGTTTATTCGAGATCAATCAAAGATTCGAGACCTGTTTCCAGATTCACCGATTCAATTAGAAGTGATTGAGCCGGTGTTGAAGAAAGTCGGAAAGCCTATCTTTCCAAGCACAGAGGAGTGCAAGCAAAACTCAAGATCCCGCAGCGCGGTACTGAGAATTGCTGAAAAACTATAACGAAGTGTTATAGAAAAAGAATGTTATTACTGTTTATCATGCTGATTAAGGGGAATCGTCGCCATGAATTTTGTAGGAAAAGAAGTATCACCAGTTAGGACACCTGGTATGCCAGTCATTAAAGTTATTGGCTTAGGCGGGGGCGGCGGTAATGCCGTTGATTATATGGTTCGCTCAAACGTTAAGGGCGTTGAGTTTATGTGTGCAAACACAGATGCTCAAGCATTAGAAAATGCCAATGTAAAAACATGTATTCAATTAGGTGCTGGCGGTTTAGGTGCTGGTGCAGATCCAGAGCGTGGCCGACAAGCCGCTAAGGATGATATTGATGCCGTAAAAGAACAATTAAAAGATGCGGATATGGTATTTATCACTGCTGGTATGGGCGGTGGTACAGGAACGGGTTCTGCACCTGTTGTTGCTCAAGCAGCACGTGAGATGGGTATTCTTACTGTTGGTGTGGTGAGTAAGCCATTTGGTTTTGAACGTCGTAATCATATTGCTGAAGCAGGTATTACTGAATTAGCTGAACATGTAGATTCATTGATTACGGTTCCAAATGATAAATTATTAAAAGTATTAGGTCGCGATTTTGTATTAGCCAAAGCGTTTGACTATGCAAACGAAGTACTATTTGGTGCGGTACAGGGTATTTCTGAATTGGTCACTCGTCCTGGCATGATTAACGTGGATTTTGAAGATTTACGTACTGTCATGGGTGAGCGTGGAATGGCGATGATGGGTGTAGGTCACGCTACGGGTGATGATCGTGCCATCAAAGCAGCCGAAAAAGCGATTGCTAACCCGTTATTAGAAGATATTTCAGTGTCTGGTGCGCGTGGTCTTTTAGTAAACATCACCAGTGGTCTTGATTTTACTCTGGGTGAATTCAATGAGGTAGGTGATGTTATTGACCAGGTTGCTGCGGCAGACGCTCGTGTTATTATTGGGACTTCTGTTGATGAGTCAATGACCGACGAAATTCGTGTAACGGTGGTGGCTACTGGTTTAGAAACTGTTGAAGCCGCAGCTGGTAAGCCTGAGTTTGTTAAACCTAACTTGCAAGCTGTTAAAGCAAACCAAGAAGCTAAAGTGGCCGCTCCTGTTGTTGAGGAGGCGCCTAAGGTTGTAAATGCTGAAGCGCAACAAGCTACGATAGAAATGACACAGCCAGATTTATTAGCAGAGCCTGAAGTGGTTCGCCCTAAAATGGTTGTCAACGGTGCTACAGCAGGAAGTATGGAAAGTTCTAATTATTTAGATATTCCTGCTTTCTTACGACGTCAAGCAGACTAATTCTGTTTTTGGTATTCGTTAGTCCAACGAGTATTAAACGGAGTTACGTCAACGATTGCACTGTCGGATAGGTCGATATGCAAAGTCGGTTCCCAGAACCCACACACTTAAAGAACTTTAAGTGGCGTGGGTTTTTTCTGTTTATATTAGTCACTCTTGTTTGCGCAAGTTTGCTGGCTATTGTTCACGTACAACATCAAATTCGTAATATTGAATCCCGTTACTACCAATCTTTACAGCAATCCCTCGTTGCTAATGAAGAGTGGGGGCGTTTAATGTTAGAAAAGAAACATCTCACTTCGCCTACCATGGTGGAGCAAGTTGCTAAACAAAAACTTGGCATGACCCTGGATAAAACGCACTTTCAATATATCTATATCGAACCCACTTTTCCTAGAATAGAAACATCAGAAATGATTGAGCAAGAGGCAGAGCATGTTGAAAATTAAACGTGATTCTGTTGTCTATGCACTGATTTTTTTGGGCTTTGTGGCTATTGGTGTTCGTGCTTTCTATGTACAAGTGATTAAGACAGATTTTCTACAGGCGGAGGGGGATAAACGACAAATTCGTACTATTGCCATACCTGCACCAAGAGGTGAGATTTATGACCGTAATGGGAGTTTGCTTGCTTTAAGTACCCCAATGGCTTCAGTTTGGATTGATCCTAAACAAATCATTACCCATGAACAAAACTATTTAGCGTTCTTGGATCTACTCAATTTAACTGACTCAGAATTAACGGCTTTAGGTAAACAAAATCGTTATAAAAAATTAAGTTTTATTAAACAAGTTAGCGATAACAGCATTATTGATGAGCTGGCTAAACTCGATTTGCCAGGCACTTATACCAAGTATGTTGAAATGAGCTATGACACGCCAACAAATCATATTGAAGTGAATAAGCTGCTGCCCTCTATTTGGGTCGATATGCGTTTGATTAATCGCTATCGTTACACGCCTGCAAGACTGGCTCAGGTGTTAGGTAAAGAGCGTTTACAAATTGTCTCTAAAATCTATAAAAATCCTAAAAGACGGTTTCTCTATTTACAGCGTGGCTTAGTGCCTGATGTGGCTAAAAAAATTGAGGATATGCATTTAACAGGCGTTTATACGCAAGGTGAGTATCGACGTTATTTTCCTGCGGGTGAGAGCAGTGCAAACCTGATTGGTTTTACCAATATTGATGACCAGGGGCTTGAAGGGATTGAGTTAGCTTATGACAATTGGTTAAAAGGTGTGCCTGGTAAAAAACAAGTTGTTAAAGATAGAGCAGGTCACGTTGTTGATTTTATAAAGGATGTGAAAGCGGCCAAACCAGGTAACCCGATGACATTAAGTATTGATCAAAATATTCAATATTTTGCTTACCGAGCGCTTAAAAAAGTGATGATTGAACACCAGGCCTTAGCGGTAAGCAGTGTGATTTTAGATGCCAAAACAGGTGAGATTTTATCTATGGTGAGCCTGCCCAGTTTTAATCCTAATGATTCAACGCAAAGGCGTGGTGCGGGCATTAAAAATAGAGCGATTACCGATTTAATGGAACCAGGTTCAACCATGAAGCCTTTTACTATTGCTAAGGCAATAGACTTAGGGTTGATAGATGAAACTTCTGAAATTAATACTTCACCTGGTTCAATCAGAATTCAAGGCAACCGAATCACGGATTCGCATAATCATGGCATGTTAACACCATTAGAAATTATTCAAAAATCGAGTAATGTTGGCGCCTCAAAGATTGCGTTGAAAATGTCGGCAGAACAACAAAGAAACTTTTGGGCTGACATTGGCATTGGTCAAGAGAGTGGTCTGTTTTTACCTGGTGAAGCGATGGGCTATTTAAAGCCAGCCCATGCATGGAAAGAAATTGACCAAGCCTCAGCATCATTTGGTTATGGGTTTAATACCAACCTCTTAGATTTAGCCCACGCCTATTTGCTGTTTGCAAATAAGGGTGAGATGGTGCCATTAAGTATAATTAAGCTTAATCAACCACCAATTGGCGAAAAGTTGGTTAAGCCAGAAGTCGCTCAAGCGGTTTTAGAGATGATGGAAACCGTGGTCGCAAAAGGTGGAACGGCTCCAAAAGCACAAATTCCAGGTTATCGTGTGGCAGGTAAAACGGGAACGGTACACAAAACCAATAAGGTGGGAGGCTATGAAAAAAATACATACCTCTCTCTGTTTGCGGGGGTTGTACCCGTTTCTAACCCTGATATGGTCATGATTGTGACGGTGAATGAGCCAAGCCGTGGTATCTATTATGGTGGGTCAGTTGCCGCGCCTGCATTTAAAGAGGTGATGCAAGAGGCATTACGCTTACGAAATATAGCGCCCGACCAGATAATGGTGGCGGATTAATGGCAGCTGAAATGAACTTATCGAACTTACACAGTAAAACATTATTAGAGATTGCTGCTTTTATAACCGAGCAGTCTGCCTGTTTTGATTCTAGCCATGACTTACAAGGCATTCTGGCTAATAAAGAGACCAGGCCTGGCGACTCTGATTTGGATACACCGATTCATCATCTCTCTTTGGATTCAAGGCAAATAAGCCAACACGATCTATTCTTTGCTATTCAAGGCGAAAGTCGGCATGGAATCGACTATTTAGATTCTGTTTTAGAGAAATTACCAGGCCTGGTTATTTGTGATAGGGTTTTAAATAAACAAGAACAATTAATTTTAGATAAAGCTGGTGCGGCTTGCCAAGTTTGGATTGTTGAGGATATTAAAGAGTTTATTGGCCATTTTGCTTCGTGGTTTTATGATTCTCCAAGCCAGCACCTTAAAGTAGTCGGTATTACGGGCACAAACGGTAAAACATCAACCGCCTTTTACACAGGGCAATTACTGAAAGGTTTTGGCGTTCAGGTGGCTTTAATTGGCACTTTGGGTAACGGGTCAATTGATGCTCTTGTGCAATCAAACAATACTACGCCTGAAAGTGTAACGGTGCACAGACTACTTCACGAGTTTTATCAGCAGGGTATTGAATGGGTCATTATGGAGGTCTCTTCACATGGTTTGTGTTTAGGCCGTATTCAAGGGGTGCATTTTCAAACCGTTGCCTTAACCCAAGTGACCCGCGACCATATTGATTTTCATGGCACAGAAGAGGCCTATAAAGAGGCAAAAACCAAGCTGTTTAGCGAGTATCCAACGCAAAACCAGGTGTTGAATTTAGACGATTCCGTGGGTGAGGTTTTATGTAAAAAACAGAAAAATCACTCTGCACTACCAGTTTGGTGTTACAGCGCAAATCAGCAGGCAAGTCAGCAATCAAGTCATTTAAATCGACAAACGGATTTAAGCTGTTCTAATGTTCAGCTTAGTCAAGAAGGCATTGCGTTTGATTGTTCAATCCAAGGTAAGCAGGCGTTTAAAGCGGTTAAGCTACCATTAATGGGTGCGTTTAATATTGAGAACAGCTTGTGTGCATTATCGATTTTACTGGTTAATGGTTTTGATAGTGAACAACTCTTTAGCCAAGTCAATAGCCTAACTTCCGTCTCTGGTCGAATGCAGGTATTGGCAAAAGCGCCAACGATTATTTTAGATTTTGCACATACCCCCGATGCGTTACAACAAGTGTTACTGGCCGTTAAAGCTCATCTAAGTCTTTCAATGGGTAAACTCATTGTGGTCTTTGGCTGTGGTGGCAACCGAGACCAAGGTAAAAGACCGTTAATGGCGGCCATTGCAGAAAAGCTTGCAGATAAGGTAATGTTGACCAGTGATAATCCTCGCGATGAAAAGCCAGAACAGATACTGTTGGATATTGAAAAGGGGTTAAGTCATCCTGAATATTCAGATAAAGAACTCGATAGAGAAGCCGCCATTTTAAAGGTGTTAAATGGCGCTTCTGAGAATGATATTGTGGTGATTGCAGGAAAAGGGCATGAAGATTACCAAGAGATTAGCGGTAAAAAAATACCTTATAGTGATGCAGCGGTGGTTACTCAATGGTTAACCCTAAACTCAAGACAGTAAGGTCAGGTTATGAGTGTAAAGAATACCCAAAATTTAGAGAGTGCTGAACAACAGGTTGCCCGTTTACAAACACAAATTAGTCATTCCGACGATGACCATCTACCAAAGGAACCCAATATGTTTTCATGGACACTTGAACAACTTTGCGAAAGTACCGATGGCGATATCATTGGTCCCATTTCAGAGCGGGTTGAGTTTACCTCAATCAGTACTGACACTCGTACCCTTGAACCAGGTGCATTATATATTGCGATTAAAGGTGAACAGTTTGATGGCCATGCCTTTATTGATGAAGCCATTAAACAAGGTGCGGTAGCGGCATTGGTGTCAGAAGATGTAGAGCTGATTATTCCAGGTGTTCAAGTGAATGATACCCGTATCGCTTTAGGTGAGTTTGCGCGTTGGCATCGTATGCAAATGCCCGTTAAAACGCTAATTGCGGTAACGGGGAGCAATGGTAAAACCACCACTAAAAGTTTACTTGAAAATATCTTTGCTAAAGTAGGTAATACCTTAGCCACCGTGGGGAATTTAAATAATGATTTTGGCGTGCCAAGAACCCTATTGAACCTAAGACCAGAACACGAGTTTGCGATTATAGAAATGGGGGCAAACCATAAACATGAGATTGCTTATTTAACGGCTTTGGCTTTGCCAGATATTGCAATGATTAACAATGCTTCTGGCGCGCATTTAGAAGGCTTTGGTAGCCTGCAAGGTGTGATTGACACGAAAGGTGAAATCTTTCAAGGTTTAAATAAAGTGGCTGGGCGTCAAGCAGGCACCGCGATTATCAACACCGACTCGCCAGGCTATAAAGATTGGTTAAATGAACTGGATAGGTTGGGGGTACAAAACATAATCCGTTTTGGAACGCGCGACGATGCACAGGTTAGAATTTCTGAATTTAAGGTTGTTGACGCTGAAAACTCAACCATTCAATTTACCCTCAGGCTGTCTGGTTTAGGTTTTGAAGAATCGTCTCATCAAGTTGAGATGCCTGTATTGGGTTTTCATAATGCGATGAATGCCGCAAGTTGTACGGCCGTTGCTTTAGCGGCTGGATTAAGTTGGAATCAGATTGAGCCTGGCCTGGTTAGTTTTACAGGTGTTTCAGGAAGGTTACAAAAAACCAGAATAAGCTCTGGTTGGTTGATCGATGACAGTTATAATGCCAACCCCGAATCGGTGAAAGCGGGTATTGATGCGCTAACCTCTTTACCAGGCCTGGCAACCCTCTGTTTAGGAGCGATGGCTGAAATTGGGGAAACCTCTGAAACCGTTCATCAAGAAATTGCGGAATACGCTAAAAATAAAGGGGTTTTAAACCTTTATGTTTATGGTGAAGCCACCAAAACGATGCCAAAGATATTTGGTGAAAATAGTGCCTATTTTGACTCGCATGATTTACTTGCAGAGGCGCTGTTAACCACATTAAAAAATTGTGCAAGCGAACAGCAAACCATGAACGTTTTGGTAAAAGGGTCAAGAAGTGCCAAGATGGAACGCGTGATTCAGCAAGTCTTGGAAAAGATTCGTGCCTAAAGCACGGCTTATAAAGAGTCAGAACTTAAAACATAACCTAAAAACATAACCCCGACTAGATAATAGGAAATGGTGACATGCTCATTTATTTAACAGAATATTTACAACAATATATCTCCGGTTTTGGTGTATTTAGCTATATCACCATGCGTGCCATTATGAGTGTGTTAACCGCCTTAATTTTGTCTTTTTTAGTTGGTCCCGCGTTGATTCGTTGGTTAACACGATTAAAGGTGGGGCAGTCAATTAGACAAGATGGACCGCAAACGCATTTGATTAAAGCCGGTACACCGACAATGGGTGGTACCATGATTTTATTCTCGGTGGCCATGGCGGTGATTCTTTGGGGGAACTTGACCAATCATTACTTGTTAGTGATTACCTTATCCATGCTTGGCTTTGGGGTAATTGGGTTTATCGATGATTATAAAAAAGTGGTTTATAAAGACCCTAATGGTATGCGAGCGCGTACTAAATATTTGTGGCAATCCATTGTGGGGTTTGCAACGGCCTACACGCTGTTTGCCTTAGCGACGGTTCCAGCAGAGAGTCAGTTATTAATTCCATATATGAAAGATACCGTGATTCACTTAGGTGCTTGGACCGTTGTGTTGAGTTATTTTGTGATTGTGGGAACCTCAAATGCAGTGAACTTAACGGATGGTTTAGATGGTTTGGCGATTATGCCAACCGTCATGATTTCAGGTGCGCTTGGCGTTTTTGCCTACTTATCTGGACATGTCTATTTTTCGGATTATTTAAATATTCCCTATATTCCAGGGGTGGGCGAACTCACCATTTTAGCGGCCGCATTGGTGGGCGCTGGTTTAGGCTTTTTATGGTTTAACGCACATCCTGCTCAAGTCTTTATGGGCGATGTAGGTTCCTTGGCCATTGGTGCGGCATTAGGTGGTATGGCGGTTGCAGTAAAACAAGAGCTTGTTCTGTTTATTATGGGGGGGATTTTTGTAGCTGAAACTGTTTCGGTTATCTTGCAGGTGGGTTCCTTTAAATTACGTGGCAAACGTATATTTTTAATGGCGCCATTGCACCACCATTATGAACAGAAAGGCTGGCATGAGTCGCAAGTTATTGTGCGTTTTTGGGTGATTACCATTATTTTAGTATTGATTGGTTTAGCCAGTTTAAAACTGCGTTAAAAGTAAAAGAGAGTTTTGTAAATGTATTTAGTGGCAGGGTTAGGAGTTACAGGTCAGTCCGTACTGCGTTATTTTCAGACACAGGGTGAGCCTTGTTTCGCTTTTGATACGCGTATCAGTCTCGATGTAACTGAGCTACAAACTCAGTTTTCTGACGTACAGTTTGCCTTGGGTGAGATTCCTTCTAGCTGGCTTAAACAGTTTGACTTTATTGTTTTAAGTCCAGGTATCGCTCTGTCTGAACCGTGGGTAGCGGCATTGCAAAAGATGGGCAAACAGGTGGTTGGTGATATTGAACTGTTTGCACGAGCCGTTGGTGCACCCGTTATTGCTATTACGGGTTCAAATGGTAAAAGTACCGTCACAACGATTACCGGTATGGCTCTTCAGGAGGCAGGTTATCACGTTGGGGTGGGTGGAAATATTGGTCAACCTGCTCTCGATTTATTGATTGATGACAATGAATATGACGTTTATGTACTGGAATTATCGAGTTTTCAATTAGAAACCACTTACTCTTTAACGACTATCTCTTCGACGGTATTGAATATCTCAGAAGATCATATGGATCGCTATTTGGGTATTGAGGACTATATTCAAGCCAAAACCAAGGTGTTTGCCGATACTGAACTTGCGGTAATACCGAAAGAACTTGGGGTAGAAGGCGTGATTCATCATGGAAAAATAGTGCGCTTTTGTATTGAAGAAGGCTCTATTAAAAGTGATAAAGATTACGGCATTATGCAACACAACAACCAGGCCTGGTTAGGTCATGGCGAGTGTCCGCAAGTGCCTGTTTCCGCGATGAAGTTACAAGGCCATCACCACCAATTAAACGCTTTGGCTATGTTGGCATTATGCCGCCCATTTCATATCGATAATGCCTGTTTTGAAAAGGT
Protein-coding regions in this window:
- the ftsZ gene encoding cell division protein FtsZ, yielding MNFVGKEVSPVRTPGMPVIKVIGLGGGGGNAVDYMVRSNVKGVEFMCANTDAQALENANVKTCIQLGAGGLGAGADPERGRQAAKDDIDAVKEQLKDADMVFITAGMGGGTGTGSAPVVAQAAREMGILTVGVVSKPFGFERRNHIAEAGITELAEHVDSLITVPNDKLLKVLGRDFVLAKAFDYANEVLFGAVQGISELVTRPGMINVDFEDLRTVMGERGMAMMGVGHATGDDRAIKAAEKAIANPLLEDISVSGARGLLVNITSGLDFTLGEFNEVGDVIDQVAAADARVIIGTSVDESMTDEIRVTVVATGLETVEAAAGKPEFVKPNLQAVKANQEAKVAAPVVEEAPKVVNAEAQQATIEMTQPDLLAEPEVVRPKMVVNGATAGSMESSNYLDIPAFLRRQAD
- the ftsL gene encoding cell division protein FtsL, whose amino-acid sequence is MQSRFPEPTHLKNFKWRGFFLFILVTLVCASLLAIVHVQHQIRNIESRYYQSLQQSLVANEEWGRLMLEKKHLTSPTMVEQVAKQKLGMTLDKTHFQYIYIEPTFPRIETSEMIEQEAEHVEN
- a CDS encoding penicillin-binding protein 2, producing MLKIKRDSVVYALIFLGFVAIGVRAFYVQVIKTDFLQAEGDKRQIRTIAIPAPRGEIYDRNGSLLALSTPMASVWIDPKQIITHEQNYLAFLDLLNLTDSELTALGKQNRYKKLSFIKQVSDNSIIDELAKLDLPGTYTKYVEMSYDTPTNHIEVNKLLPSIWVDMRLINRYRYTPARLAQVLGKERLQIVSKIYKNPKRRFLYLQRGLVPDVAKKIEDMHLTGVYTQGEYRRYFPAGESSANLIGFTNIDDQGLEGIELAYDNWLKGVPGKKQVVKDRAGHVVDFIKDVKAAKPGNPMTLSIDQNIQYFAYRALKKVMIEHQALAVSSVILDAKTGEILSMVSLPSFNPNDSTQRRGAGIKNRAITDLMEPGSTMKPFTIAKAIDLGLIDETSEINTSPGSIRIQGNRITDSHNHGMLTPLEIIQKSSNVGASKIALKMSAEQQRNFWADIGIGQESGLFLPGEAMGYLKPAHAWKEIDQASASFGYGFNTNLLDLAHAYLLFANKGEMVPLSIIKLNQPPIGEKLVKPEVAQAVLEMMETVVAKGGTAPKAQIPGYRVAGKTGTVHKTNKVGGYEKNTYLSLFAGVVPVSNPDMVMIVTVNEPSRGIYYGGSVAAPAFKEVMQEALRLRNIAPDQIMVAD
- a CDS encoding UDP-N-acetylmuramoyl-L-alanyl-D-glutamate--2,6-diaminopimelate ligase, coding for MAAEMNLSNLHSKTLLEIAAFITEQSACFDSSHDLQGILANKETRPGDSDLDTPIHHLSLDSRQISQHDLFFAIQGESRHGIDYLDSVLEKLPGLVICDRVLNKQEQLILDKAGAACQVWIVEDIKEFIGHFASWFYDSPSQHLKVVGITGTNGKTSTAFYTGQLLKGFGVQVALIGTLGNGSIDALVQSNNTTPESVTVHRLLHEFYQQGIEWVIMEVSSHGLCLGRIQGVHFQTVALTQVTRDHIDFHGTEEAYKEAKTKLFSEYPTQNQVLNLDDSVGEVLCKKQKNHSALPVWCYSANQQASQQSSHLNRQTDLSCSNVQLSQEGIAFDCSIQGKQAFKAVKLPLMGAFNIENSLCALSILLVNGFDSEQLFSQVNSLTSVSGRMQVLAKAPTIILDFAHTPDALQQVLLAVKAHLSLSMGKLIVVFGCGGNRDQGKRPLMAAIAEKLADKVMLTSDNPRDEKPEQILLDIEKGLSHPEYSDKELDREAAILKVLNGASENDIVVIAGKGHEDYQEISGKKIPYSDAAVVTQWLTLNSRQ
- the murF gene encoding UDP-N-acetylmuramoyl-tripeptide--D-alanyl-D-alanine ligase yields the protein MSVKNTQNLESAEQQVARLQTQISHSDDDHLPKEPNMFSWTLEQLCESTDGDIIGPISERVEFTSISTDTRTLEPGALYIAIKGEQFDGHAFIDEAIKQGAVAALVSEDVELIIPGVQVNDTRIALGEFARWHRMQMPVKTLIAVTGSNGKTTTKSLLENIFAKVGNTLATVGNLNNDFGVPRTLLNLRPEHEFAIIEMGANHKHEIAYLTALALPDIAMINNASGAHLEGFGSLQGVIDTKGEIFQGLNKVAGRQAGTAIINTDSPGYKDWLNELDRLGVQNIIRFGTRDDAQVRISEFKVVDAENSTIQFTLRLSGLGFEESSHQVEMPVLGFHNAMNAASCTAVALAAGLSWNQIEPGLVSFTGVSGRLQKTRISSGWLIDDSYNANPESVKAGIDALTSLPGLATLCLGAMAEIGETSETVHQEIAEYAKNKGVLNLYVYGEATKTMPKIFGENSAYFDSHDLLAEALLTTLKNCASEQQTMNVLVKGSRSAKMERVIQQVLEKIRA
- the mraY gene encoding phospho-N-acetylmuramoyl-pentapeptide-transferase, translated to MLIYLTEYLQQYISGFGVFSYITMRAIMSVLTALILSFLVGPALIRWLTRLKVGQSIRQDGPQTHLIKAGTPTMGGTMILFSVAMAVILWGNLTNHYLLVITLSMLGFGVIGFIDDYKKVVYKDPNGMRARTKYLWQSIVGFATAYTLFALATVPAESQLLIPYMKDTVIHLGAWTVVLSYFVIVGTSNAVNLTDGLDGLAIMPTVMISGALGVFAYLSGHVYFSDYLNIPYIPGVGELTILAAALVGAGLGFLWFNAHPAQVFMGDVGSLAIGAALGGMAVAVKQELVLFIMGGIFVAETVSVILQVGSFKLRGKRIFLMAPLHHHYEQKGWHESQVIVRFWVITIILVLIGLASLKLR
- the murD gene encoding UDP-N-acetylmuramoyl-L-alanine--D-glutamate ligase, with amino-acid sequence MYLVAGLGVTGQSVLRYFQTQGEPCFAFDTRISLDVTELQTQFSDVQFALGEIPSSWLKQFDFIVLSPGIALSEPWVAALQKMGKQVVGDIELFARAVGAPVIAITGSNGKSTVTTITGMALQEAGYHVGVGGNIGQPALDLLIDDNEYDVYVLELSSFQLETTYSLTTISSTVLNISEDHMDRYLGIEDYIQAKTKVFADTELAVIPKELGVEGVIHHGKIVRFCIEEGSIKSDKDYGIMQHNNQAWLGHGECPQVPVSAMKLQGHHHQLNALAMLALCRPFHIDNACFEKVLNEFTGLPHRTEVVEVANDITWVNDSKGTNVGATITAINSVGQQTKGRLILIAGGVGKEADFSGLQAPINNYCKQVILFGRDQDLIAQAFSFEKCNAFTEEMLVKVDDLASAVAIALENALPNDCVLFSPACASFDQYTNYVKRGEHFIELVHQACNVIRVNENA